A genomic segment from Malus domestica chromosome 05, GDT2T_hap1 encodes:
- the LOC139187552 gene encoding large ribosomal subunit protein bL34c-like yields MASVSAVWSPYLSARASTPYASLTFLTSSTTRKSSVSLSGAAAAHSPLLHCSFISSAFSVFCLVKYPSFMKVNFLLTISLVLATMPIFLCLSLGLDLSSSVGVGRKRGSGLVVKAGKAALCLSKRSRSRKSLAQAHGFRRRMRTTGGRAMMKRRRAKGRKVLCTKSNPSSGKRA; encoded by the exons ATGGCTTCAGTTTCAGCAGTGTGGTCGCCGTACCTTTCCGCTCGAGCCTCCACACCCTATGCTTCTCTCACATTCCTCACCAGCTCCACAACTAGGAAGAGCTCCGTGTCTCTCAGCGGTGCCGCCGCCGCTCATTCCCCCTTGCTTCACTGCTCCTTCATCTCTTCTGCCTTCTCAG TATTTTGCTTGGTTAAGTACCCTAGCTTCATGAAAGTAAATTTCTTGCTTACGATTTCCCTAGTTTTAGCAAC GATGCCGATATTTCTTT GTTTATCTTTGGGTTTAGATTTGAGCTCTAGTGTTGGGGTTGGAAGAAAAAGAGGCTCTGGCTTAGTGGTGAAGGCCGGGAAGGCTGCCCTATGTCTATCCAAGAGAAGTAGGTCCAGGAAATCCTTGGCTCAAGCTCATGGATTCCGTAGGCGCATGAGAACAACTGGCGGGAGAGCAATGATGAAGCGTCGACGTGCTAAGGGGCGGAAGGTCCTCTGCACGAAGAGCAATCCCAGCAGTGGAAAACGTGCCTGA
- the LOC103403223 gene encoding senescence-specific cysteine protease SAG12-like, whose amino-acid sequence MAFERNILIVAILITLGTLASQATFSIAAKHEQWMEKFGRVYQDSAEKERRFHIFKNNVEFVEKFNSEGKKKYKLSINQFSDMTHEEFLRHHTGYKKPTESTSSADASFTYESLSLAAVPPSIDWRKQDAVTPVKYQGNCACCWAFSAVAAVEGITKIKTGQLISLSEQQLVSCDTSNFGCQNGDMAKAFAYIQQNGGIASEKNYPYQGSDGTCDMNRENEAAAKITNYARVTPNSETDLLKAVSMQPVSVAIVASQAFELYSGGLFTDDNCGTELNHAVTIIGYGTTEDGTPYWLIKNSWSTSWGENGYMKILRNADAPEGVCGLAMDASYPIM is encoded by the exons ATGGCTTTTGAAAGAAACATTTTAATTGTTGCCATACTCATCACCTTGGGGACCTTGGCATCTCAAGCCACGTTTTCCATTGCTGCAAAACATGAGCAATGGATGGAAAAGTTTGGGCGCGTTTACCAGGACAGCGCAGAGAAGGAAAGGCGTTTCCACATATTCAAGAACAATGTGGAATTCGTGGAGAAATTCAACAGTGAAGGGAAGAAAAAATACAAGCTAAGCATCAATCAATTTTCTGATATGACCCATGAAGAGTTTCTCAGACATCATACTGGTTACAAGAAGCCCACTGAATCAACCTCATCCGCAGATGCATCTTTTACGTACGAAAGCCTAAGCCTGGCGGCTGTTCCCCCAAGCATTGACTGGAGGAAGCAAGATGCTGTTACTCCTGTAAAATATCAAGGGAACTGTG CTTGTTGCTGGGCATTTTCTGCAGTGGCAGCAGTCGAAGGGATAACCAAAATCAAAACTGGCCAATTGATCTCACTGTCTGAGCAACAACTTGTGAGCTGTGATACAAGTAACTTTGGCTGCCAAAATGGTGACATGGCTAAAGCCTTTGCATACATTCAACAGAACGGAGGAATTGCCAGTGAAAAAAATTACCCATACCAGGGTTCGGATGGAACATGTGATATGAACCGGGAAAATGAGGCTGCTGCCAAGATAACTAATTATGCAAGGGTAACTCCCAACAGTGAAACCGATTTGCTCAAGGCTGTATCCATGCAACCAGTCTCCGTTGCCATCGTTGCCTCACAAGCCTTTGAGCTCTATTCCGGCGGGCTGTTCACTGATGATAATTGTGGGACAGAATTGAACCACGCTGTTACCATCATTGGGTATGGGACAACTGAAGATGGCACCCCCTATTGGTTAATCAAGAACTCATGGAGCACGTCGTGGGGTGAGAATGGCTACATGAAGATTCTTAGAAACGCCGATGCCCCAGAAGGTGTTTGTGGCCTCGCTATGGATGCTTCCTATCCAATTATGTAA
- the LOC103434865 gene encoding large ribosomal subunit protein bL34c — MASVSAMSWSPYLSTRASTPCASLTFLTGSTTRKSSVSLSGGAAAARSRLLHCSFISSSSIASTSAFSGLSLGLDLSSSVGVGRRRGSGLVVRAGKAALCLTKRSRSRKSLARTHGFRRRMRTTGGRAMMKRRRAKGRKVLCTKSNPSSGKRA; from the exons ATGGCTTCAGTTTCAGCAATGTCGTGGTCGCCGTACCTTTCCACTCGAGCCTCCACACCCTGTGCTTCTCTCACATTCCTCACCGGCTCCACAACTAGGAAGAGCTCCGTGTCTCTCAGCGGTGGCGCCGCCGCCGCGCGTTCCCGGTTGCTTCACTGCTCGTTCATCTCCTCCTCCTCTATCGCTTCCACTTCCGCCTTCTCAG GTTTATctttgggtttggatttgagCTCCAGTGTTGGggttggaagaagaagaggctCTGGCTTAGTGGTGAGGGCCGGGAAGGCTGCCCTGTGTCTAACCAAGAGAAGTAGGTCCAGGAAATCCTTGGCTCGAACTCATGGATTCCGTAGGCGCATGAGAACAACCGGCGGGAGAGCAATGATGAAGCGCCGACGTGCTAAGGGGCGGAAGGTCCTCTGCACGAAGAGCAATCCCAGCAGTGGAAAACGTGCCTGA